GATGCAGCGGTTTTTGCTTCGAAAGGTGAGATGCGCAAGTTGGTACAAGGTGGCGGTGTTTCTTTAAACAAAGAGAAACTGGAAGCTTTTGACCGGGTGATTACCTCTGCTGACCTTTTGGATGAGAAGTACCTCCTGGTACAACGTGGAAAGAAGAATTATTACTTGGTTATTGCCAAATAAGAACCGATTTAACGGTGAAAATGAAAAAATGCCCCGAAATATTTGGATATTTCGGGGCATACTTCTATCTTTGCACCGCTTTTTAACAGAAAGCACATAAGTTTGGACTATGGTGTAATGGTAGCACAACAGGTTTTGGTTCTGTTTGACCAGGTTCGAGTCCTGGTAGTCCAACATTCCAACGGCTTATATAAGTCAAAAGCCCACTAAAATCGCAAATTTTAGTGGGCTTTTTGCTGTATCCTACCCGTATCTGTAGAAAAGATAACACAGATAAAACTTCCTTTTATACTTTTATTGCCTACCTTTGCAGTTTTATATTTACAATTTCCATGAATCTGAAAATAGAACCTAAGGATGTTCAGGATGCTTATAGCACTCCCATCGTTCAGCAAACCTCTTTTTGGTCTAAGGTGAAAGAACGTTTGGGAATGAACTCCAGTGCCTTTGAATTTTCTGTCCGCAATAGTGAAATCTATTCTAATGTAGGTGGATTTTCACATACGAATGCAGACTTTATCATGTTTTTCCAGTATCTCAACAAAGAGGATTACATAGCCTATCTTCCTTACGGTCCTGAAATAGAACCGTCGGAAGAAAATCAGGGAGAGTTTTTGGAAGAATTGTCCGAATCCTTGAAATCTTATCTTCCCAAACATTGCATTGCTTTGCGTTATGATTTGAACTGGAAGTCACATTGGTGTAGGGATGAAGATTTTGATGCAGATGGAAACTGGATCGGCCTTCCCCAAAAAGAGTTTCAGGAAATTAAGCTGAACTATGGAACTTGCAACCGGAACTTGCGGAAAGCGAATACTAACATCCTTCCGGCCAATACGATTGTGCTGGACTTGAGTAGGGACGAAGAATGCATTTTAGGTATGATGAAGCCCAAAACAAGATATAACATCAAGCTTTCTCTTAAAAAAGGAGTGGAAGTGAGATCCACCGGTATGGAAGGATTGAATGTCTGGTATGACCTCTATACTGAGACTGCTTTCCGAAACGGATTGCATCTGAACGATATCAGTTATTTCCGTTCGGTTTTTGCTTCCAAGATGGAATGCCAGGATAAGGCACTGAACGTAAAGCTGTTGATTGCTTATTTTGATAATATTCCATTGGCAGCCATGTTCTTGGTACTGTCTGCCCATCGTGCCACTTATCTTTATGGTGCTTCATCGTCAAGACTGCGCAACATGATGCCTACTTATGCCCTGCAATGGAAGGCGATGCAAATAGCGAAGGATAATGATTGCAGCGAATATGACATGTTCGGCATTTCTCCTTGTGCGGAGCCGTCTCACCCGATGTATGGCTTGTATAAGTTCAAGCATGGTTTTGGCGGAGAGATCTATCATCAGTTGGGATGCTGGGATTATCCTGTCGAGGAGGGGAAATACAATTATTTTTCTGCCCTTGAAATGAATATGCAGGGATATTATCAGCCTTGACATAGAATTTGAGGGATTTGTTCTTTAGTGAAAGTTGACTTGTTTTGAACAATAATGTTATATAATTGACACGAATTTGCACGGTTACTCCGTTTTCTTTTGCTACATTTGCATCGTGTGCGCAAACGGTGCGCTTTTAATACTTGAATTCGTAATTAATAAGATGCATTGTTATCATGAAGACGAACTATAATTTTGCTATCCTCCCTATTCCGAAGATGTAAGAAGTTATGGTAGAAGAAGGTTTCCCAACCGTATTTTTATAATGGTATAAACGTAAATACAATAATTTTTCTAATTAAAATAAGTAATATTATGAATCCGTATTTGAATTTTTCTTTGGAAGGTAAAGTGGCCCTTGTTACAGGCGCTTCTTATGGCATTGGTTTCGCAATCGCTTCTGCTTTTGCAGAGCAAGGCGCTACTGTTTGTTTTAACGACATCAATCAGGAACTGGTTGATAAAGGTCTGAAGTCTTATGCTGAAAAGGGAATTAAAGCACACGGTTACGTATGTGACGTAACAGACGAACCTGCTGTTCAGGCTTTAGTAGCTACCATTGAAAAAGAAGTGGGGTCTATTGATATCCTTGTAAACAATGCCGGAATCATCCGCCGTGTTCCTATGCATGAAATGGAGGCTGCCGATTTCCGCCGCGTCATTGATATTGACCTTAATGCTCCGTTCATTGTATCCAAGGCTGTTCTGCCCGCAATGATGAAGAAAGGACATGGCAAAATCATCAACATCTGCTCTATGATGTCCGAGTTGGGACGTGAAACTGTATCGGCTTATGCTGCTGCCAAGGGAGGTTTGAAGATGCTGACCCGCAACATCTGCTCTGAATATGGTGAATACAACATTCAGTGTAATGGCATCGGTCCGGGGTATATTGCCACTCCGCAGACCGCACCGTTGCGCGAAAAACAAGCCGATGGCAGCCGTCATCCGTTTGATTCGTTTATCTGCGCCAAGACACCGGCCGGCCGTTGGCTGGATCCGCAGGAACTTACGGGGCCGGCAGTATTCTTGGCTTCTGAGGCTTCTAATGCGGTGAACGGACATATTCTTTATGTAGATGGTGGTATCTTGGCTTATATAGGAAAGCAACCTAAATGAAAAAGCTTCTTTTATTATGTATGACGGTTCTGTTTTGCTTTGCCTGTGGCGAAAGCAAAACAGTGACCGTAACGGTGACCAATCCGTTGGGTATGGAACGCTCTGGTGAAATGTTGGAGTTATCCATGGCTGAGATATCCAACCGTCTGAATCTGGCTGACACAGCACAGGTTATAGTGCTGGATGGTGAGGGCAGGCAAGTTCCCTATCAGATTACTTATGATGAGAAACTGATTTTTCCGGCTGCCGTGGGTGCTAATGCTGTTGCCGTTTATACCATTCAGCCCGGCATTCCCGGAGAGGTTGAGGTGAAGTCTTGTGGTAAGAGTTATCCTGAGCGTATGGATGACATGGCTTGGGAAAATGACCTGGTCGCGTTCCGTGCTTACGGGCCTGCATTGCAGGCAAGGGGAGAACGTGGGTTTGGTTATGACTTGTTTACGAAATATAACACCACAGAACCAGTTTTGGAATCAATGTATGCAAAAGAGCTGGACAAGGATGCGCATGTTTCCTATCATATAGACCATGGTTACGGTATGGACTGCTATGCCGTAGGACCTACTTTGGGTGCTGGTGTGGCTGCTTTGATGGTGAACGATACGATTGTTTATCCCTGGTGCTATAAGACTCAGGAAATTTTGGATAACGGTCCGCTACGTTTCACCGTGAAACTGGTATTCAATCCGTTGAGCGTAAAAGGTGACACTACAGTAGTAGAAACACGCATCATTACATTGGACGTAGGTTCTCATTTGAATAAGACCGCCGTTTCTTTCACTAACCTGAAAGAGACTTTTCCGGTTGTTACCGGTATCGTCTTGCACGAGCCCGATGGTGCTGTGGTGGCTGATGCCGCCAATGGCTACATGACTTATGTGGATCCTACTACCGGACCGGATAACGGCAAGATTTTTATGGGTGCTGCCTTTCCGGTTGCGGTAAAAGAGATCAAGACCGTTCTCTTTTCGGAAACAGAAAAGAAACAACGCAACAATGCAGACGGACATGTATTGGCTGTAAGCGATTATGAACCGGGTTCCGACTACATATATTACTGGGGATTTGCCTGGAGTAAGGCAGATATCAAGACCGCTGATGGCTGGAATCGTTATATGGCAGATTTTGCCAGGAAGGTACGCAGTCCGTTGACGGTGACTGTCAAGTAAAATGAGTTGTTTATTATATATAAGCAGAACGACTTTAGGCCTACTTATTATGTGGCTGAAGCCGTTCTGCTTTTTTTATTTCTATCAAGGAGGCTCTCTTTTCTCATCCGTCTTTCGGAAATGGATTGGGAGATAAGATTTTACAGCAGTTTGAACTCGTAGCCTTCTTCCTTCAGAAAGTCAATAGCGCGTGGTAGAGCATATTGCAGGTTTCCGTTGCACCATGATTTCAAAGAGTCGTGGAAAGTGATGATAGAACCGTTGCGTGCATATCTCATGACATTGGCAAGTACTTGCGGTCCGCGCAGTTTCTTGCTGTAATCACGGGTAACCAAGTCCCACATCACTATCTTATAATGGCTTTTCAGTTTCAGGTATTGTCCGGCAAACATATGTCCGTGGGGCGGGCGAAACAATAGCGGGTATAAAACCTTTTCCACATTACAGTTAATGTCTCCGCCCATTTCCATAAAGATACGCGCTTGTTCCGTATTTTCTAAGTAGCTTTTAGCAGTATATTCAAATCCCCGGATGTGGTTGAATGTATGGTTGCCGATGCGGTGTCCCCGTTCTACCACCAGCCTGAACTCTTCAGGGTGCTTTCGTATATTGTCTCCTACCATGAAGAAGGTGGCTTTGATGCAGTGTTTGTCCAGTAAGTCGAGTACCCAGGGAGTTACTTCGGGAATGGGACCGTCGTCAAAAGTCAGATAAACGGCTTTTTCATCGGGGTTCATCCTCCAGATTGCACCGGGATACAGTTTGCGAAAAAACTTGGGAGGTTGTTCTATAAGCATATTGTTAGAAAACCTCCGGAGAGTGTGTCGAAAAGCAAAGGCTCTCTGTCATTCGGAGTTTTGACACACTCTCCGGGAGGGGATGTTTTTATTAAACAATCGGTAGCTCTCCGGCGGCTACTGTTTCATTCGGTCAACGTACATGTTGTACAGTTCCTCTACTTTAGGTTCATAAATCCCGGCAAGTTTGGATTTGTACTTCTTCATTACCTTTACTTCTGCGTCGAGCACAGCCCAATGCCACTCGAACTCACGGGTTGAGATGGCAAAGCGTCCGTTGTCCAAGCTCAGGTAATAAGTGGTGTATTCCACAGCCTTGTCGGCAAGAACTCTCATTATTCCGTCCGCTTTGGCTGTTTCGCCCAATTGGTAATAAGCTTCTGCCATCTGGGCTGATCCGTTTTGCCAATCGTAAGGTACATTGAAAGCAGGAATCATCTTTTCTGCATAGTCCAAGGCGGCTTTGGCCTTGTCTCTCTTGCCTTCACGCATCAACTGCTGTATAAGTTGCGAGAAGATGCGGCGGTGTGAGTGGCACATGCGCATGGCATTCTCATCAATGTAGATGCCCGGTTTGTCAATACCGCCATACTTGAACTTGTTCATCAAATTGTCGTACATCTTTTCCGAGTCTATGGTCACACCCGTCTTGTTGGTGTCGAACGGAGTGAAACGGTAGGCAAGACCTTCCTGTATGAAGTGGTTGTCCATGCCGAGCTGGTTATCCTGTCCCACGCTGACTGCGATGTAGATAGGACGTTCCCAATTGGCTTCACTCAGCATTTCGAGCATCATCAGCTCGCTTTTGTAGAGGGCACGTTTGGGTGCGTAGTCACCCCGGTTGGTTTTGGTACGGAGCTTGATACTCATATATTCGGGGATGCTGTCTCCCGGAATCATCATACCGCTGCGGCGCACGGCTTCCTTGTCCACTTTGATGACAATACTGTCGGTAGGGATAACCTTCAAATCCTGGTTTTTGTTGCGTACCCAGTATTTCAAGATATTTTTGAGCTCGTACGGGTTGTCACCGAATTCTTTTTTCACGTTGACCAGAGCTTCCGGATTTCCGTTCAAAGCCTGTTTTTCGGCTTCCGCATAAAGGGCGTCGATACTTTTCTTGTAATCCGGACGGATGGGGATGTATTCATTGGTTCCTTCCACGTATTCCATGCGCTCCCAGGTGATGGGTAGTGACGGGCTGTCATAGGCGGGACGCTTCATCTGATCAATGTACCAGTCGGTCTGCAGGTACGAGAGGTTGCAGGTGCGTGCATCGGTTCGGCAGCCTTCCGTTTCCTGATTGTACCATAAGGGGAAAGTGTCATTGTCACCGTTGGTATATATAATCGGGTTTCCGCTTTCCTGCAAGGACATCAGGTAGTTCTGTCCGAAGTCGCGCGTCATGTAGCGTCCGCTACGGTCGTGGTCGTCCCAGGTCTGACTTGCCATTTGGATGGGAACCAGAAGGCAGGCTGCCGAAACTGCGACTGCTGCCGGAAGTTCTTTCAGCTTGGCGTAGTGACGGAGCAGGCGCACGATGCCTGCCACGCCCATGCCTATCCAGATGGCAAAGGCGTAGAATGAGCCTGCGTATGCGTAGTCGCGCTCGCGGGGCTGGCTCGGAGTCTGGTTCAGGTAGAGCACGATGGCGATGCCGGTCATGAAGAACAGGAAGAACACCACCCAGAATTGCTGTATGCCCTTTGGCCCACGGTAGGCCTGCCACAGCAAGCCAATGATGCCGAGCAACAACGGCAGGCAGTAGAATACGTTGTGTCCTTTGTTTGCTTTCAGTTCCTGAGGCAGCAGGCTTTGGTTGCCAAGCAACAGGTTGTCGATGAACGAGATGCCTGTAATCCAGTTGCCGTGTTCTATTTCCCCGCTTCCCTGCAAGTCATTCTGTCGTCCGGCAAAGTTCCACATGAAGTAGCGCCAGTACATCCAGTTGAGTTGGTAAGAGAAGAAGAATTTGATGTTTTCCCACTGTGTAGGCATGTTTACCATCACCATTTCACCGCATTTGTCATAGGGTACATCATATCCCTTGATGTCTTGCCAAGCGTGGTATTCACCGGTGTGTGCGCTACTGTACATGCGTGGGAAGAGCATGTTCTGCGCATATTCGTATTCGATGCGTCCGGGAATCTCAACATAGCTGTCCTTTTCGTCGGGAGTCGCTTTTTCCTTGCGGATGAACTTGGTTCCGTTGTAGGAGATGCGCGGTTCGCAGTAACCGTCTTTTACGTCAAGGGCTACCTGTGAGGTGAAAGCGGGTCCGTAGAACAAGGGGCGTGTGCCGTATTGTTCACGTCCTAAGTATTCACCCAGAGTGAAGATGTCCTCCGGTGAATTCTGGTCCATCGGTGTATTGGCGGTGGAACGTATCACGATCAGTGCGTATGAGGAATATCCGATGACAATCATCATGGTACAGAGCAGCGACGTGTTCAGCGCGCGTGCCGATATGCGGAACTTCTCGTTTATCCGTGCCTGCATTTTGGGGCTGAGATAGAACCACAGCAAGGCTATGACGATAATGCCGATGGCAACCGCACTCTTGCCGTGCCCGTAGAATGGGATTCCCAGCATGGCTATGGTCAGTATGAACGAAAGCGCCATACGTGTCTTGCTATTTTCCGTGTAGCTTTCGTATATACCCCAGATGAGGCATGCAGCTAACAGTATGATATAGACGATAACACCGCTGTTGAAGGACATCCCCAATGAGTTGACAAAGAGCAGTTCAAACCATCCGCCCACTTTCACAATGCCCGGTACGATGCCGTAAAGTACGGCGGCCACCAGCACCATTGATGCGAGCAGAGCCAGAAGTGAACCTTTGGCTGTGGCATGGGGTACGCGTTTGTAATAATATACCAGTACGATGGCGGGCAGGCAGAGTAAGTTCAACAAATGCACGCCGATGGAAAGTCCTGTCAGGTAGGCGATGAGAATCAGCCAACGGTCGCTGTGTGGTTCGTCGGCCACGTCCTCCCACTTCAGTATCAGCCAGAATACGATGGCGGTGAACAGGGAAGAAAAAGCGTAAACTTCACCTTCCACGGCACTGAACCAGAATGTATCGCTGAATGTATAGGCAAGTGCTCCCACCAGACCGCTACCCATGATGGTGATCAGTTGTCCGCGGGTTATGTTGTTTTCGTCTGTCACTACCAGTTTACGCACCAAGTGGGTGATGCTCCAGAATAGAAACAAGATGCAGGCGCCACTCATCAGTGCGCTCATATAGTTCACCATTTTGGCTACGGTGGTGGCATCAGAGGCAAATTGTGAGAAAAGGTTGGCCACTAACATGAAAAACGGTGCGCCGGGCGGGTGTCCTACTTCCAGCTTATAGCCGGTAGTGATGAACTCCGGGCAGTCCCAAAAACTTGCAGTCGGCTCGATGGTCATGCAGTAAACCGTTGCCGCAATGAGGAAAGTAATCCAACCCACGAGGTTGTTTACGGTTCTGTACTGTTTCATTCGGATGAAATTCGTTATTTGTTATATTTTCAATCGTGGGCGCAAATATAATGAATTCAATCCTAAATGAATGACAATAAGGCTGATTATTAGGATAGGTTAAGGGAATGTGTATTCTGTAAATGTTGCATTAATCCTGATTGTCCTGTCAAAAAGAACGGTATTTGTTTGTTTTTGTATCATGTGCTGTACATTGAAAAACCGGTTCTGGAATATATTATGAATAATTGTCCTATGTATATGCGATATTTGTTGCATATATAGCCTCTTTTTTATTGTTTTATGCAGAAATAAGTGTGGTATTTACGGGAAACACCTTGCTTTTTTTACTAAAACCTTCCCGGATTTTTACTAAAAGTCCGGGAAAGTTTTAGTAAAAGATTCTTTGAATATTCCTTTTTCCTTGTTTCAAGGTCCCAGAAAGTTCCATTTTGATTTATTAGCGGAGTATGTATTCTTGCATATATCTCATAAACTGCATCTTATGCGTTTTTGCTCTCGTATTTCTTTCCGTGAGAGCAATGGGCTGGAAATACGGGATTCTCGTGCAGCAGAAAATGCAAAGTGTCAAAATGACAAAGCTGAGATGAATGATTTCGTGCATTCGGATTTATTTTTTGAAGGGAAAAGCGCGGACGATTGGCAGTTTCGATAGAACCTGTTACTTCTTGCGTTTCATCAACATGATCACCGGATTGGACTCCTCGTTCAGTACGGCGGCTTTATATACAGCGTCTTCCTGCTTGTCGTACATCAGATCTACGGTTGGAAATCCTCTTCCTTTTTCAAAATTAAATACTTTCCCTATGGTCTGCATAAAATAATAGCGCTCAGTGACAACTCCCATGGTAAGGAGTCTTTCCGGATCGACAGAGGGCTTTTTCACGAGAAACGGGCATAGCTTGTTTTCTCCGGGTGTATAGCTGTACACTGTGTCGGAAGAAGTTTCTACAAGCAACCATTTTTCTTGGTATGGAATTATCGGGCGTACTGTAGCTACGGCAATCGCTTCTCCTTTCTGTACGAACGGTGCTTTTACCACATCGTAAGGAATATGAATCTCTTGGGAGATGCTTCCGTCTTGTTTCGATATGATGGCATGATGAGCTTTACCGTCATAGCTTTCTCCTTCCTTGTAATATATGGACATGTCATAACGGATCAGATTGTCTTTGTCATAACTTTGTTATCTTCATCTAAAACAATTCCGTTGATAAAAGCATATTCTTCGGAGCCTTGCCCTTTCCTGTTTATCTTTTTTAATCCTTTGCCGTTTTTCCTATTGCCATAATTTGATTTACGTATTTGCGAGTGAAGTAATATATGGCGTAAAGATAAGTGATTTTCCATATTTGGCAGATTTTTCCGGGTCAAGATTCTATGAACATGTATAAAAAAAGGCTAATTTTGCTCACGTTCTTTATTATACCTCAATAATTCAGTGATCAAGAGATGAAGAAACCCATGAAAAACATACTTTTATATACATTATTCTCCGGTCTGTTTTCTGTCGTATCTGCCGGAAACATTACTCCCGTGGAGCCTCCCGTGATGGGGTGGAGCTCGTGGAACACTTATAGGGTGAACATCAGTGATACATTGATTGTCAGGCAAGCCGAAGCTATGGTTAGGAAAGGTTTGAAAGATGCAGGTTATACTTACGTCAATGTTGACGACGGCTTTTTCGGCCGGCGTGACAGGAAAGGAACCATGCACGCTCACCCCGACCGCTTTCCGGATGGACTGAAAGGGGTGGTGGACCGCATCCATTCTTTAGGTCTGAAAGCCGGCATTTATTCGGATGCCGGAAGCAATACATGCGGCTCCATCTGGGACAATGACGCAAATGGCATAGGCGCCGGATTGTACGGGCATGAGCATCAGGATGCCGATCTTTATTTCAATGAATGGGGATTTGACTTTATCAAAATAGACTATTGTGGAGCCGGGCAGGAATTGGATCTGGAAGAAGAAAAGCGGTATTCGGAAGTTTGCCGTGCCATTGAAAAAGTTGCAGGAAGCCATGTTTCCGTCAATATCTGTCGTTGGGCGTTTCCGGGTACATGGGCCGCGAAGATAGCCCGTTCCTGGCGTATCAGTCCGGACATCCGCCCGGAATGGAATTCTGTGAAATACATCATCGGCAAAAACCTGTACCTTTCTGCCTATGCCGGCGGCGGGCATTATAATGATATGGATATGCTGGAGATAGGCAGGGGGCTGAAGCCGGAAGAAGAAGAGGTTCATTTCGGGATGTGGTGCATGATGAGTTCTCCGTTGCTGATAGGATGTGATCTGACTACGATTCCGGAAGCTTCGCTGCGCCTGCTGAAGAATAAGGAGCTTATAGCTTTGAACCAAGATCCGCTTGGGTTGCAAGCCTGCGTTGTGCAGCATGACAATGCAGGCTATGTATTAGCCAAAGATATTGAACAGATGCGTGGAAAGGTACGGGCAGTGGCGTTGTACAATCCGTCGGACAGTGCCTGCCGCTTTTCCGTGCCAATGGAGACGCTCGAACTGAAAGGGAAAGTGAAGGTTCGTGATTTGGTGAGGCAGAAGTCGCTTCCTGTGGTGCGGGATGTGCTGGAACATCTGCTGCCGCCTCATAGCGTGTTGATATTGCGTATGGAAGCCGAAGAACGCATAGAGCCATCCTTGTATGAGGCTGAATGGGCTTATCTGCCGTGTTTCAACGATTTGGGAAAGTCCTCGAAAGCGGTTTTATACGCTCCGATGGGGGAAGCCTCCGGTGGTATGAAGGTTTCTTTTGTGGGAGGAAGCGATGAAAATTATGCCGAATGGAACAATGTGTACAGCAAGCAGGGCGGCATCTACGAAATGACGGTATGCTATGTGCCGGCAAACAACCGTAAACTGGAGATCAAAGTCAATGGTGAAAAGGCTCTCTTGCCTGAAGAACTGCCCGGAACGAAAGGAGAGAAGATGGCTTCTGTCACGGTAAGGGTGCGGCTGAAGGCGGGAAATAATACAGTCCGTATGGGCAGTCCTTACTGCTGGACGCCAGATATTGATTGTTTCAGATTGAAACCACTTATTAATTAAATACATGATATCCTATGAGAAATTATTCTTCTTTTTTTGTATTCCTTTTCCTGTCTTTCTGTATGGAAGCCGTGGCAGGAGAGCCGCCCTTACGGGTGTCTTGGGCAACCACCGATTATCTGGCGGACAGGTCGGAGTATCCATTTACAGTCGATTGCCCCGGCCGGCAGCAGTTTGTGGCCTGGCGCGGAGAGCGATTGCATGCCAAGGCTCTGATTTGGTCGTCCGACAGGGAAGGTGAAGTCAGTTTCACCATCGAACAACCGGAGAATGCCCGTTGGGTGGATGAAAGCACTACCGGCTTCATGCGGTATGTGATGACCGACGAATTGAATAAAGATGGAAAAGGGGGATGCGGCTATCGTCCGGACAAGACGCAGTTTGACTCCTCTCTGGTTGCCGACCGTATAGAGCCGATACGCTCCATGCGTTACGAAGCCAAGACTGTTCAGCCTGTTTGGATAACATTTGATGTTCCGCATGATGCGGCTCCCGGTCTTTATAAGGGAAGTGTCACTGTGAAATATGGAGATACGGTATGTCGCATTCTTCCTTATTCTATTCGCGTGATTGACCGTACATTGCCCCTGCCGGGCGAACAGAAGTTCCATCTTGACCTATGGCAGAATCCTTTTGCCGTGGCACGTATGGCCGGTGTGCCGCTTTGGAGCAAGGAGCATTTCGAGGCAATGCGGCCTTTGATGGAGCGTTTGGCCAAAGCCGGTCAGCGCGGCATCACCGCTTCCATTACGCATAAGCCTTGGAACGGACAGACCTATGACTATTTTGAGAATATGATTACCGAGATCAAGCGTGCGGACGGCACGTGGATATACGATTATACGGTGTTTGACCGTTGGGTGGAATTCATGCGTTCCTGCGGTGTCCGTCCTTATATCTATTGCTATTCGGTGATTCCATGGAAGCTGACTTTCCGTTATTATGATCAGGCTACCAACCGGATGGTTGACCGCAAGATGGAGGTGTCCGATCAGGAGTTTGACGGGTATTGGGTAGCCAAGCTGAAGGCATTCGCTTCCCATCTGAAGGAGAAGGGATGGTTTGAACAGACCATAATAGCGATGGACGAACGTCCCAAAG
Above is a window of Bacteroides helcogenes P 36-108 DNA encoding:
- a CDS encoding lipid II:glycine glycyltransferase FemX — protein: MNLKIEPKDVQDAYSTPIVQQTSFWSKVKERLGMNSSAFEFSVRNSEIYSNVGGFSHTNADFIMFFQYLNKEDYIAYLPYGPEIEPSEENQGEFLEELSESLKSYLPKHCIALRYDLNWKSHWCRDEDFDADGNWIGLPQKEFQEIKLNYGTCNRNLRKANTNILPANTIVLDLSRDEECILGMMKPKTRYNIKLSLKKGVEVRSTGMEGLNVWYDLYTETAFRNGLHLNDISYFRSVFASKMECQDKALNVKLLIAYFDNIPLAAMFLVLSAHRATYLYGASSSRLRNMMPTYALQWKAMQIAKDNDCSEYDMFGISPCAEPSHPMYGLYKFKHGFGGEIYHQLGCWDYPVEEGKYNYFSALEMNMQGYYQP
- a CDS encoding gluconate 5-dehydrogenase: MNPYLNFSLEGKVALVTGASYGIGFAIASAFAEQGATVCFNDINQELVDKGLKSYAEKGIKAHGYVCDVTDEPAVQALVATIEKEVGSIDILVNNAGIIRRVPMHEMEAADFRRVIDIDLNAPFIVSKAVLPAMMKKGHGKIINICSMMSELGRETVSAYAAAKGGLKMLTRNICSEYGEYNIQCNGIGPGYIATPQTAPLREKQADGSRHPFDSFICAKTPAGRWLDPQELTGPAVFLASEASNAVNGHILYVDGGILAYIGKQPK
- a CDS encoding DUF4861 domain-containing protein, whose amino-acid sequence is MKKLLLLCMTVLFCFACGESKTVTVTVTNPLGMERSGEMLELSMAEISNRLNLADTAQVIVLDGEGRQVPYQITYDEKLIFPAAVGANAVAVYTIQPGIPGEVEVKSCGKSYPERMDDMAWENDLVAFRAYGPALQARGERGFGYDLFTKYNTTEPVLESMYAKELDKDAHVSYHIDHGYGMDCYAVGPTLGAGVAALMVNDTIVYPWCYKTQEILDNGPLRFTVKLVFNPLSVKGDTTVVETRIITLDVGSHLNKTAVSFTNLKETFPVVTGIVLHEPDGAVVADAANGYMTYVDPTTGPDNGKIFMGAAFPVAVKEIKTVLFSETEKKQRNNADGHVLAVSDYEPGSDYIYYWGFAWSKADIKTADGWNRYMADFARKVRSPLTVTVK
- a CDS encoding polysaccharide deacetylase family protein, encoding MLIEQPPKFFRKLYPGAIWRMNPDEKAVYLTFDDGPIPEVTPWVLDLLDKHCIKATFFMVGDNIRKHPEEFRLVVERGHRIGNHTFNHIRGFEYTAKSYLENTEQARIFMEMGGDINCNVEKVLYPLLFRPPHGHMFAGQYLKLKSHYKIVMWDLVTRDYSKKLRGPQVLANVMRYARNGSIITFHDSLKSWCNGNLQYALPRAIDFLKEEGYEFKLL
- a CDS encoding DUF2723 domain-containing protein; the encoded protein is MKQYRTVNNLVGWITFLIAATVYCMTIEPTASFWDCPEFITTGYKLEVGHPPGAPFFMLVANLFSQFASDATTVAKMVNYMSALMSGACILFLFWSITHLVRKLVVTDENNITRGQLITIMGSGLVGALAYTFSDTFWFSAVEGEVYAFSSLFTAIVFWLILKWEDVADEPHSDRWLILIAYLTGLSIGVHLLNLLCLPAIVLVYYYKRVPHATAKGSLLALLASMVLVAAVLYGIVPGIVKVGGWFELLFVNSLGMSFNSGVIVYIILLAACLIWGIYESYTENSKTRMALSFILTIAMLGIPFYGHGKSAVAIGIIVIALLWFYLSPKMQARINEKFRISARALNTSLLCTMMIVIGYSSYALIVIRSTANTPMDQNSPEDIFTLGEYLGREQYGTRPLFYGPAFTSQVALDVKDGYCEPRISYNGTKFIRKEKATPDEKDSYVEIPGRIEYEYAQNMLFPRMYSSAHTGEYHAWQDIKGYDVPYDKCGEMVMVNMPTQWENIKFFFSYQLNWMYWRYFMWNFAGRQNDLQGSGEIEHGNWITGISFIDNLLLGNQSLLPQELKANKGHNVFYCLPLLLGIIGLLWQAYRGPKGIQQFWVVFFLFFMTGIAIVLYLNQTPSQPRERDYAYAGSFYAFAIWIGMGVAGIVRLLRHYAKLKELPAAVAVSAACLLVPIQMASQTWDDHDRSGRYMTRDFGQNYLMSLQESGNPIIYTNGDNDTFPLWYNQETEGCRTDARTCNLSYLQTDWYIDQMKRPAYDSPSLPITWERMEYVEGTNEYIPIRPDYKKSIDALYAEAEKQALNGNPEALVNVKKEFGDNPYELKNILKYWVRNKNQDLKVIPTDSIVIKVDKEAVRRSGMMIPGDSIPEYMSIKLRTKTNRGDYAPKRALYKSELMMLEMLSEANWERPIYIAVSVGQDNQLGMDNHFIQEGLAYRFTPFDTNKTGVTIDSEKMYDNLMNKFKYGGIDKPGIYIDENAMRMCHSHRRIFSQLIQQLMREGKRDKAKAALDYAEKMIPAFNVPYDWQNGSAQMAEAYYQLGETAKADGIMRVLADKAVEYTTYYLSLDNGRFAISTREFEWHWAVLDAEVKVMKKYKSKLAGIYEPKVEELYNMYVDRMKQ
- a CDS encoding 6-bladed beta-propeller, with protein sequence MENHLSLRHILLHSQIRKSNYGNRKNGKGLKKINRKGQGSEEYAFINGIVLDEDNKVMTKTI
- a CDS encoding alpha-galactosidase D → MKNILLYTLFSGLFSVVSAGNITPVEPPVMGWSSWNTYRVNISDTLIVRQAEAMVRKGLKDAGYTYVNVDDGFFGRRDRKGTMHAHPDRFPDGLKGVVDRIHSLGLKAGIYSDAGSNTCGSIWDNDANGIGAGLYGHEHQDADLYFNEWGFDFIKIDYCGAGQELDLEEEKRYSEVCRAIEKVAGSHVSVNICRWAFPGTWAAKIARSWRISPDIRPEWNSVKYIIGKNLYLSAYAGGGHYNDMDMLEIGRGLKPEEEEVHFGMWCMMSSPLLIGCDLTTIPEASLRLLKNKELIALNQDPLGLQACVVQHDNAGYVLAKDIEQMRGKVRAVALYNPSDSACRFSVPMETLELKGKVKVRDLVRQKSLPVVRDVLEHLLPPHSVLILRMEAEERIEPSLYEAEWAYLPCFNDLGKSSKAVLYAPMGEASGGMKVSFVGGSDENYAEWNNVYSKQGGIYEMTVCYVPANNRKLEIKVNGEKALLPEELPGTKGEKMASVTVRVRLKAGNNTVRMGSPYCWTPDIDCFRLKPLIN